One window of Candidatus Neomarinimicrobiota bacterium genomic DNA carries:
- a CDS encoding DMT family transporter, which translates to MIWYILSITSGLFFAAADTVSKKESQFSSPLIIAWVREAFALPFLLPTLFFTKIPSLDLTFWIAIILCVAMDLLSTYMYMYAIKVAPLSLTVPYLGLTPIFLLFLPRIILGETLSVNGIIGVILVSLGTYILQLDRARYGFLEPFKAIFKNKGSLLMFLVAIIYSITGTLGKLAIQHSNAIIMSTFYFTLLAIFFTPIAIMEAKKKNIKILKRSKSYIMIGIFMAIMAITHFIAISKIQVAYMISLKRFSLLFAILFGWIFFNEKNIKERLIGGIIILTGGLLITLF; encoded by the coding sequence ATGATCTGGTACATATTATCAATCACATCAGGTTTATTTTTTGCTGCTGCCGACACAGTATCAAAGAAAGAATCTCAATTCTCATCACCATTGATCATAGCATGGGTACGTGAGGCATTTGCTTTACCCTTTTTACTCCCTACACTCTTCTTTACCAAAATACCATCACTCGATCTAACCTTCTGGATCGCTATTATTCTGTGCGTAGCCATGGATTTACTATCAACATATATGTATATGTATGCTATAAAAGTGGCACCTCTGTCTCTTACGGTCCCCTATCTCGGACTAACACCTATATTTTTACTATTTCTACCCAGAATAATTCTTGGCGAAACTCTTTCTGTCAACGGGATCATCGGTGTGATTCTTGTATCACTGGGGACTTACATACTCCAGCTTGATAGAGCTAGATATGGCTTTTTAGAACCATTTAAAGCGATATTTAAGAATAAAGGTTCACTCCTAATGTTTTTAGTAGCAATAATATATTCAATTACCGGTACCTTGGGGAAACTAGCTATTCAACACTCCAACGCTATTATTATGTCGACATTTTATTTTACATTACTTGCTATATTCTTTACCCCAATTGCGATAATGGAGGCGAAAAAAAAGAATATAAAAATATTAAAAAGAAGCAAAAGCTACATTATGATTGGAATTTTTATGGCGATAATGGCTATCACTCACTTTATAGCTATTTCAAAAATTCAGGTTGCATACATGATTTCTTTAAAACGCTTCTCACTTCTTTTTGCCATCCTGTTTGGCTGGATATTTTTTAATGAAAAGAATATAAAAGAAAGATTAATTGGTGGTATA